In Alteribacillus bidgolensis, a genomic segment contains:
- a CDS encoding IS200/IS605 family accessory protein TnpB-related protein produces MMDAKGTVLGRNFIEKDRLYTMTNKLRKAQVTSGWISAPNFWRRINGIQTHIVNHTSHKIVKFAHEHGCDVIVFEYLDYMRVPKGFWGAKKLRFKLRYWRKKSIQNKVEEMAHYLGIRISRVNARNTSALAFDGSGKVKRNDKKDLATFTTGKVYHADLSASYNIGARYFIRSYQKSISEKKWLSLQAKVPELAKRTQQTLSSF; encoded by the coding sequence GTGATGGATGCAAAAGGCACTGTCTTAGGGAGGAATTTTATCGAGAAAGACCGTTTGTATACGATGACGAACAAACTGCGAAAAGCACAGGTGACTTCTGGTTGGATTTCTGCGCCAAATTTTTGGAGGCGTATCAATGGAATTCAAACACATATTGTGAACCATACCTCTCATAAGATCGTGAAATTCGCTCATGAACATGGTTGTGATGTGATCGTTTTTGAGTACCTTGATTACATGAGAGTACCAAAAGGATTTTGGGGTGCGAAGAAACTTCGGTTCAAACTCCGTTATTGGCGAAAGAAAAGCATTCAAAACAAAGTCGAAGAAATGGCACATTATTTAGGTATACGTATTTCAAGAGTGAATGCTCGAAATACGAGTGCTCTTGCTTTTGATGGTTCGGGGAAAGTAAAACGGAACGATAAAAAAGACCTTGCGACTTTCACAACAGGCAAAGTCTATCATGCCGACCTATCGGCTTCGTACAACATTGGTGCAAGGTATTTTATTCGATCGTACCAAAAATCCATTTCTGAAAAGAAGTGGTTGTCTCTTCAGGCAAAAGTTCCTGAATTGGCAAAAAGAACACAACAAACCTTGTCTTCGTTCTAA